Proteins from one Candidatus Sulfotelmatobacter sp. genomic window:
- the lon gene encoding endopeptidase La — MAKPDKTPEILGILPLQDAVLFPNTVIPLAVVKRPGIQLVEEALREGKQIGLVALKDKETEDPGPDDLRRVGTLGTIQKMLKVPDGTLRCIVAGGPVFRVDQFVATEPYLAATYTELPDVTDDSDRLVAMQRNLGALFQKLLGYLPQAPREMEMEVNNISDPNLLSYFVASTMRLETADRQAILEERDTAKRLRKLTMLITKELEVVELGHKIQSDIQREMEKNQREFYLRQQMRAIQDELGESDPQQAETNELRKKVEEANMPEDVRKSADRELDRLSKVPTASPEYSVIRTYLDWLTQLPWSVSTSDQIDISKARQILDEDHYDLEKIKDRIVEYLAVGKLKNKLTGPILCFVGPPGVGKTSLGQSIAKAMGRKFVRLSVGGVRDEAEIRGHRRTYIGAMPGTIVRALRDAGTNNPVMMIDEIDKVGGDFRGDPQSALLEVLDPEQNNTFRDHYLDLPFDLSRVLFICTANTLDSISGPLRDRMEIINLSGYTELEKLQIAKRYLVPKQKKANGLRESQAQLPDPTLRQIIVDYTREAGVRNLEREIGTIFRKVARKVAEDPKYKARVKPENLVDYLSKPRFYNEVKRRTASVGVATGMAYTPVGGDILFIETTAMPGSGKFTLTGQLGDVMKESATAAISFLRSRSSELGLPDDWFAKHDLHIHIPAGAIPKDGPSAGIAMATSIASMLTGIKVDPEISMTGEITLTGQVLPIGGLKEKVLGAKRAGIKKVLLPRRNEIDLDDVPKEVRDTMTFVAVDELSEVFAQALGKRVITPVLLGALETKSASNVVALRPTKRTRPAARPARAVRGAAPKRGR, encoded by the coding sequence ATGGCCAAACCCGACAAGACTCCCGAGATTCTCGGCATCCTTCCGCTCCAGGACGCGGTGCTGTTCCCCAACACCGTGATTCCGCTGGCGGTCGTGAAGCGGCCGGGCATCCAATTGGTCGAGGAGGCCCTGCGCGAAGGCAAGCAGATCGGCCTGGTCGCGCTCAAGGACAAGGAAACGGAAGATCCGGGTCCGGACGACCTGCGCCGCGTCGGCACGCTCGGCACGATCCAGAAGATGCTCAAGGTCCCCGACGGCACGCTGCGCTGCATCGTGGCCGGCGGACCGGTGTTCCGCGTCGATCAGTTCGTCGCGACCGAACCGTATTTGGCCGCGACCTACACCGAGCTGCCCGACGTGACCGACGACAGCGATCGTCTGGTCGCGATGCAGCGCAATCTCGGTGCGCTGTTCCAGAAGCTGCTCGGCTATCTGCCGCAGGCCCCGCGCGAGATGGAGATGGAGGTCAACAACATCTCCGATCCCAACCTGCTCTCGTACTTCGTCGCGTCCACGATGCGGCTCGAGACGGCGGACCGGCAGGCGATCCTCGAGGAGCGCGACACCGCCAAGCGGTTGCGCAAGCTCACCATGCTCATCACCAAGGAGCTCGAGGTGGTGGAGTTGGGCCACAAGATCCAGTCCGACATCCAGCGCGAGATGGAGAAGAACCAGCGCGAGTTCTATCTGCGCCAGCAGATGCGCGCGATCCAGGACGAGCTGGGCGAGAGCGATCCGCAGCAAGCCGAGACCAACGAGCTGCGCAAGAAGGTCGAAGAGGCCAACATGCCCGAGGACGTCCGCAAGTCGGCCGACCGCGAGCTGGACCGTCTCTCGAAAGTCCCGACCGCCAGCCCCGAGTACAGCGTCATCCGCACCTACCTGGATTGGCTCACGCAGCTGCCGTGGAGCGTCTCGACGTCGGATCAGATCGACATCTCGAAGGCGCGGCAGATCCTCGACGAGGACCACTACGACCTCGAGAAGATCAAGGACCGCATCGTCGAGTACCTGGCCGTCGGCAAGCTCAAGAACAAGCTGACCGGACCGATCCTGTGCTTCGTCGGACCGCCGGGCGTCGGCAAGACCTCGCTCGGGCAGTCGATCGCGAAGGCGATGGGCCGCAAGTTCGTACGCCTGTCGGTCGGCGGCGTGCGCGACGAGGCCGAGATCCGCGGGCACCGGCGCACCTACATCGGTGCGATGCCGGGCACGATCGTCCGCGCGCTGCGCGACGCCGGGACCAACAACCCGGTCATGATGATCGACGAGATCGACAAGGTCGGCGGCGACTTCCGCGGCGACCCGCAGTCGGCGCTGCTCGAAGTGCTCGATCCGGAGCAGAACAACACGTTCCGCGATCACTACCTCGATCTGCCGTTCGACCTCTCGCGCGTGCTGTTCATCTGCACGGCGAACACGCTCGACTCGATCAGCGGTCCGCTGCGCGACCGCATGGAGATCATCAACCTCTCGGGCTACACCGAGCTGGAGAAGCTGCAGATCGCCAAGCGGTACCTGGTGCCCAAGCAGAAGAAGGCGAACGGACTGCGCGAGTCGCAGGCCCAGCTCCCCGACCCGACGCTGCGCCAGATCATCGTCGACTACACCCGCGAGGCCGGGGTGCGTAACCTCGAGCGCGAGATCGGCACGATCTTCCGCAAAGTCGCGCGTAAGGTCGCCGAGGATCCGAAGTACAAGGCGCGGGTCAAGCCGGAGAACCTGGTCGACTACCTCTCCAAGCCGCGCTTCTACAACGAGGTCAAGCGGCGGACGGCGTCGGTCGGCGTCGCGACGGGGATGGCGTACACGCCGGTCGGCGGCGACATCCTGTTCATCGAGACGACGGCGATGCCGGGCAGCGGCAAGTTCACGCTGACCGGTCAGCTGGGCGACGTGATGAAGGAGTCGGCGACGGCGGCGATCTCGTTCCTGCGCTCACGCTCGAGCGAGCTCGGGTTGCCGGACGACTGGTTCGCCAAGCACGACCTGCACATCCACATCCCGGCGGGCGCGATTCCCAAGGACGGCCCTTCGGCCGGCATCGCGATGGCGACGTCGATCGCCTCGATGCTGACCGGGATCAAGGTCGACCCCGAGATCTCGATGACCGGTGAGATCACCCTGACCGGTCAGGTGCTCCCGATCGGCGGGCTCAAGGAGAAGGTTCTCGGCGCGAAGCGGGCCGGCATCAAGAAGGTGCTGCTCCCGCGCCGCAACGAGATCGATCTCGACGACGTGCCCAAGGAAGTCCGCGACACGATGACCTTCGTGGCGGTCGACGAGCTGAGCGAGGTCTTCGCCCAGGCGCTCGGCAAGCGGGTCATCACGCCGGTGCTGCTCGGTGCGCTCGAGACGAAGAGCGCCAGCAACGTCGTCGCGCTGCGGCCGACCAAGCGCACCCGCCCCGCCGCGCGCCCGGCGCGCGCGGTGCGCGGCGCGGCGCCCAAACGCGGCCGCTAA
- a CDS encoding Hsp20/alpha crystallin family protein, with the protein MKEGPSRVRDSDDLLEFERLAVRGALGCFEPNADVLVDETDGAFIVHVELAGADAESLRVTVDDAYLIVTGKRTPRGVPRTASLLRKEIASGEFHKAIHLPLPVAPENASALHRDGVLTVRLPLAPAQKHPIIRTTIRMTVKRTPV; encoded by the coding sequence ATGAAAGAGGGACCCTCGCGCGTGCGCGATTCCGACGACCTTCTCGAGTTCGAGCGCCTCGCCGTCCGCGGCGCCCTGGGCTGCTTCGAACCCAATGCCGACGTCTTGGTCGACGAGACCGACGGCGCGTTCATCGTGCACGTCGAGCTGGCCGGCGCCGACGCCGAATCGCTCCGTGTCACGGTCGACGACGCCTATCTGATCGTCACCGGAAAGCGAACGCCGCGCGGCGTTCCGCGCACCGCGTCCCTGCTTCGTAAGGAGATCGCGTCGGGCGAGTTCCACAAAGCGATCCACCTGCCGCTGCCGGTCGCGCCGGAAAACGCCTCGGCGCTCCACCGCGACGGCGTGCTCACCGTTCGCCTCCCGCTCGCCCCCGCCCAGAAACACCCGATCATCCGGACCACGATCCGCATGACGGTCAAGAGGACCCCTGTTTAA
- a CDS encoding Crp/Fnr family transcriptional regulator translates to MASRTMIYQPGDRIDTVYFPIDAVISVVTVMGDGAQIEALTIGREGLTGAQALLGDQAVATLSTWCQVAGESYRLPFEAFATLCGRHPELRDLAQRFIAAQIDVMAQSIACNRLHYVNERCARWLLMTHDRVGRDEFHLTHESLATMLGVRRAGVSIAAAALQTAGHIRYSRGRFAIIDRTGLAQAACECYGAINDAYERRRLPAN, encoded by the coding sequence CTGGCCAGCCGAACGATGATCTATCAGCCGGGCGATCGGATCGACACGGTCTATTTCCCCATCGACGCGGTGATCTCGGTCGTCACCGTCATGGGTGACGGTGCCCAGATCGAGGCGCTGACCATCGGCCGCGAGGGGCTGACGGGTGCGCAAGCGCTGCTCGGCGACCAAGCGGTGGCGACGCTCTCGACCTGGTGCCAGGTGGCCGGCGAGAGCTACCGGCTCCCGTTCGAGGCCTTCGCCACGCTGTGCGGACGGCACCCCGAGCTGCGCGACCTCGCGCAGCGCTTCATCGCCGCCCAGATCGACGTCATGGCGCAGTCGATCGCCTGCAACCGGCTGCACTACGTCAACGAGCGCTGCGCACGCTGGCTCCTGATGACCCACGACCGGGTCGGGCGGGACGAGTTCCACCTCACCCATGAGTCGCTGGCGACGATGCTGGGCGTCCGCCGGGCCGGCGTGAGCATCGCCGCCGCCGCGCTGCAGACCGCCGGCCATATCCGCTACTCGCGCGGCCGGTTCGCGATCATCGATCGCACCGGTCTGGCGCAGGCGGCGTGCGAGTGCTACGGCGCCATCAACGACGCCTACGAACGACGGCGTCTTCCCGCGAACTGA
- a CDS encoding BTAD domain-containing putative transcriptional regulator, with protein MHRSASLEPVELPRTALVERVRAAHPELIALAAPAGFGKTTLARQLLADEPHGVLAAPTRPGDLAFAAALLGALAQAQPERGADLARAAAALGDELVAPADRLALALAAWRVPTAPGWFALDELDGVSPELLTRLLADRPANRTLILCSRVPLRLHLSRFAAPHRIVSLRAPDLAFAPDEIAHALAGDGADPALAERIGAVSAGWPIAVLLLARFAREGRAGPLLERLDDLAYDELHEYLADQVLVDAPPGAIDGLLVAGALPDARDEDIAAALDDREALAEFAAFARSSPFVARGANGTIAVHPLAAATLRAAYAPRLEALLTRLAAAVRDRQPLRAADAFLAAGDRPAAASALAAVDDVEDGAPPLAYARVLSALGSSVVQRTPRLWAVTALLRAFASDGPGLLREADGVCARASRAGSRSGTVSLHVLRALLVGWLGDSEAGLAQLEELRATTGAAAPALAAWLTALHATVAARLGRLADAEAGFAATREIVQANDVVAGTVALAEGAEVARMRGERARERERLARAHERLRASGLGNVVALADAEAAFGAWLASEDALATEHARALDAAVEREGARAFAFFAAVACGRDEEPGPSDDPRWVARGWLVAAARAATPAHALERAERAHASARLDAAPFPQLLAALALAVLAPARRTDALAEAAAAAQRIDAPAVREAVAALARGVHGGALAPFVARYAGAQPVTASLSAGLAVDLVSGRVLRDGTPLTLPEREHALLTALAVRRDPIPRGRLTDALWPDLDESAARNAFHVCLHRLKTRLGEERVVVRTDEGYRLGDGVAVDLWEIDRAVTALRPGEPLDATRATALQALYERLRASRPARLEEWEWFEPTERRLRELRCEIAQALAQHALRAGDVQEALRLCHDMIAYDPCDEPARELAIRAYLAGGDRAAALRHFRQYREVLMAELQCEPSQSLARLVGATS; from the coding sequence ATGCACCGCTCCGCCTCGCTCGAGCCCGTCGAACTGCCACGTACGGCCTTGGTGGAACGCGTGCGCGCGGCGCATCCGGAGCTGATCGCGTTGGCGGCCCCGGCCGGGTTCGGCAAGACGACCCTGGCGCGGCAGCTGCTGGCGGACGAGCCGCATGGCGTCCTGGCCGCGCCCACGCGCCCCGGTGACCTCGCCTTCGCCGCCGCCCTGCTCGGGGCACTGGCCCAGGCCCAGCCCGAGCGCGGCGCCGACCTCGCCCGCGCCGCGGCCGCCCTGGGCGACGAGCTGGTCGCGCCCGCCGACCGGCTCGCCCTCGCCCTGGCGGCCTGGCGCGTTCCGACCGCACCGGGCTGGTTCGCCCTCGACGAGCTCGACGGCGTCTCGCCGGAGCTTCTGACCCGCCTGTTGGCCGACCGGCCCGCGAACCGCACGCTGATCCTGTGCAGCCGCGTGCCGCTGCGCCTGCACCTCTCACGTTTCGCCGCGCCGCATCGCATCGTCAGCTTGCGCGCGCCCGACCTCGCCTTCGCGCCCGACGAGATCGCGCACGCGCTCGCGGGCGACGGCGCCGACCCGGCACTCGCCGAGCGCATCGGCGCCGTCAGTGCCGGCTGGCCGATCGCGGTGCTGCTGCTGGCGCGCTTCGCGCGCGAAGGACGTGCCGGCCCGTTGCTCGAGCGGCTCGACGATCTCGCCTACGACGAGCTACACGAGTACCTCGCGGATCAGGTGCTCGTCGACGCGCCGCCGGGTGCGATCGACGGGCTGCTGGTCGCCGGCGCGCTCCCCGACGCGCGCGACGAGGACATCGCCGCCGCGCTCGACGATCGCGAAGCGCTCGCCGAGTTCGCCGCCTTCGCGCGCAGCTCGCCGTTCGTCGCACGCGGCGCGAACGGCACGATCGCCGTCCACCCGCTGGCCGCCGCGACGCTGCGCGCCGCGTACGCGCCGCGGCTGGAGGCGCTGTTGACCCGGCTGGCCGCGGCCGTGCGCGACCGTCAGCCGCTGCGCGCCGCCGACGCGTTTCTCGCCGCCGGCGACCGGCCCGCGGCGGCGTCCGCGCTGGCGGCGGTCGACGACGTCGAGGACGGCGCGCCGCCGCTGGCTTACGCGCGCGTGCTCTCGGCGCTCGGCTCGAGCGTCGTGCAGCGCACGCCGCGCCTGTGGGCGGTCACCGCGTTGCTGCGCGCGTTCGCCAGCGACGGGCCGGGACTCTTGCGCGAGGCAGACGGTGTGTGCGCGCGCGCGAGTCGTGCCGGCTCGCGTTCCGGCACGGTCTCGCTGCACGTGCTGCGCGCGCTGCTGGTCGGCTGGCTCGGCGACTCGGAGGCTGGGCTGGCGCAGCTCGAGGAGCTGCGCGCGACGACCGGCGCGGCCGCGCCGGCACTCGCGGCGTGGCTGACGGCGCTGCACGCGACCGTGGCCGCGCGACTCGGGCGACTCGCCGACGCCGAGGCCGGCTTCGCCGCGACGCGCGAGATCGTGCAGGCGAACGACGTCGTCGCCGGCACGGTGGCGTTAGCGGAAGGCGCCGAGGTCGCTCGCATGCGCGGCGAGCGCGCGCGCGAACGCGAACGCCTGGCGCGCGCCCACGAACGCCTGCGCGCCAGCGGCCTGGGCAACGTCGTCGCGCTTGCGGACGCCGAAGCGGCGTTCGGCGCGTGGCTGGCGAGCGAGGACGCGCTCGCGACCGAGCACGCACGCGCGCTCGACGCGGCCGTCGAGCGCGAGGGAGCGCGCGCGTTCGCGTTCTTCGCGGCGGTCGCGTGCGGCCGCGACGAGGAGCCCGGACCGTCCGACGATCCGCGCTGGGTCGCGCGCGGCTGGCTCGTCGCGGCGGCGCGAGCGGCGACGCCGGCGCACGCGCTCGAGCGCGCCGAGCGCGCCCACGCGAGCGCGCGGCTCGACGCCGCGCCGTTTCCGCAGCTGTTGGCGGCGCTCGCACTGGCCGTGCTCGCGCCCGCGCGCCGCACCGACGCGCTCGCGGAGGCGGCCGCCGCCGCGCAACGCATCGACGCCCCGGCGGTGCGTGAAGCGGTCGCGGCTCTAGCGCGCGGCGTGCACGGCGGCGCGCTCGCTCCGTTCGTCGCTCGCTACGCCGGCGCGCAACCGGTGACGGCGAGCCTCTCCGCCGGCCTGGCGGTGGATCTGGTCAGCGGCCGCGTGCTGCGCGACGGCACCCCGCTCACGCTCCCCGAACGCGAGCACGCGCTGCTGACCGCGCTCGCCGTGCGCCGCGACCCGATTCCGCGCGGGCGGCTGACCGACGCGCTGTGGCCCGATCTCGACGAAAGCGCGGCGCGCAACGCCTTCCACGTCTGCCTGCACCGGCTCAAGACGCGGCTCGGCGAGGAGCGCGTCGTCGTGCGCACCGACGAGGGCTATCGCTTGGGCGACGGCGTCGCCGTCGATCTGTGGGAGATCGATCGCGCGGTCACCGCGCTACGTCCGGGTGAGCCGCTCGACGCGACGCGCGCGACCGCGCTGCAGGCGCTGTACGAACGCCTGCGCGCCTCGCGGCCCGCCCGCCTCGAAGAGTGGGAGTGGTTCGAACCGACCGAACGCCGCCTGCGCGAGCTGCGCTGCGAGATCGCGCAGGCGCTGGCCCAGCACGCGCTGCGCGCGGGCGACGTGCAAGAGGCACTGCGGCTCTGTCACGACATGATCGCCTACGATCCGTGCGACGAGCCGGCACGCGAGCTGGCCATTCGTGCCTACCTGGCCGGCGGCGACCGCGCCGCGGCGCTGCGCCACTTTCGTCAATATCGCGAGGTGTTGATGGCCGAGCTGCAGTGCGAGCCCTCGCAGTCGCTCGCGCGCCTGGTCGGCGCGACGAGCTAG